In the genome of Pediococcus claussenii ATCC BAA-344, one region contains:
- the yjeM gene encoding glutamate/gamma-aminobutyrate family transporter YjeM, translated as MGKQGKKLSLSALVLMIFTTIFGFGNTPAAFEQMGYGAIFWYILGAVLFFIPAGLMFAEYGSTFKEAKGGIYSWLEASIGEKWAFIATFMWLASWLIWMVMISQKIWITLATIISGHDTTGTWSILGLNSTMTIGLLAIAWVLFVTWAASRGIDTLAKVSSLGGIAIMALNVILLLASVIILIANHGQLAQPIHHLSDFATSPSAQFQSPIAMISFVIYAIFAYGGLESLGGITDSLDKPEKTFPKGILIGGAVIAIGYSLAIFLWGVSANWHSVIIGQKANLGNITYVLMRNLGYQLGNSLGMSSGTSALMGTIFSRFAGVGMLLAYIGSFFVLSYSPLKSFILGSPKELWPKKMTELNKNGMPANSMWLQAIIVIVFVGGISILAAITHKDATFFYNVLTNMSNVSTTLPYLFLVGAFPFFRAKKELDHPFEAYHNHTWIITVTTVVMLTVGVGIVFTILVPFITGDMFTALWTIAGPIFFGAIAWIFFARKERNKQNL; from the coding sequence ATGGGTAAACAAGGTAAGAAACTTTCGCTTAGTGCGTTAGTTTTAATGATTTTTACTACCATTTTTGGGTTTGGTAACACACCAGCTGCCTTTGAACAAATGGGATATGGAGCAATTTTTTGGTACATTTTAGGTGCTGTTCTATTCTTCATTCCAGCTGGTTTAATGTTTGCTGAATATGGATCGACATTCAAAGAAGCTAAAGGCGGTATTTATTCTTGGCTGGAAGCTTCTATTGGAGAGAAATGGGCTTTTATTGCGACATTTATGTGGCTCGCTTCATGGTTAATCTGGATGGTTATGATTTCTCAAAAAATCTGGATCACCTTAGCAACCATTATTTCGGGTCATGATACGACAGGTACTTGGTCAATATTAGGTCTAAATTCGACAATGACAATTGGTCTTTTAGCTATCGCATGGGTTCTCTTTGTTACTTGGGCAGCGTCACGTGGTATTGATACTCTTGCTAAGGTTTCATCCTTAGGCGGTATTGCAATCATGGCATTGAACGTCATTTTATTACTTGCTAGTGTAATTATTTTGATTGCAAATCATGGTCAACTAGCTCAACCAATTCACCATCTTTCTGATTTTGCAACATCTCCAAGCGCTCAGTTCCAGTCACCAATCGCTATGATCTCTTTTGTTATCTATGCAATCTTTGCTTATGGTGGTTTGGAATCGCTTGGTGGTATTACAGATAGTTTGGATAAGCCAGAAAAGACATTTCCTAAAGGAATCTTAATTGGTGGCGCCGTTATTGCAATTGGATATTCACTTGCAATCTTTTTATGGGGTGTTTCAGCCAACTGGCATTCAGTTATTATTGGTCAAAAAGCTAACCTTGGGAATATCACATATGTTTTAATGCGTAACCTAGGTTATCAATTAGGTAATTCACTCGGCATGAGTTCAGGTACTTCAGCACTCATGGGAACAATTTTTTCTCGTTTTGCTGGTGTTGGTATGTTACTAGCTTATATTGGTTCATTCTTCGTCCTTAGTTATTCCCCGCTTAAGTCATTTATTCTTGGATCACCAAAGGAATTATGGCCAAAGAAGATGACTGAATTAAATAAAAATGGTATGCCAGCCAATTCGATGTGGTTACAAGCTATCATTGTAATTGTTTTCGTTGGTGGTATTTCAATTCTTGCGGCAATTACACATAAAGATGCAACATTCTTCTATAATGTTCTTACTAACATGAGTAATGTTTCAACGACCCTTCCCTACCTATTCTTGGTAGGTGCATTTCCGTTCTTTAGAGCAAAGAAGGAATTGGACCATCCATTTGAGGCTTACCATAATCACACTTGGATAATTACTGTTACCACTGTTGTTATGTTAACAGTTGGAGTTGGTATCGTATTTACAATTCTTGTACCATTTATTACTGGCGACATGTTTACAGCACTTTGGACAATTGCTGGACCAATCTTCTTTGGGGCAATTGCCTGGATCTTCTTTGCGAGAAAAGAGCGTAACAAGCAAAACCTTTAA
- a CDS encoding YisL family protein, translating to MSIPEFIHNFSWILILLVTVMGLTTNQIQQVIISLYTDRALYIVMVGSNLLLMVHTVAMSPVLVILKFLLGLATLGVIELLFARKQRAGSIKINQIQLLSVLAALTMLVGLVIDLTVG from the coding sequence ATGTCGATTCCTGAGTTTATACATAATTTTTCATGGATTTTAATACTATTGGTTACGGTGATGGGATTAACAACAAACCAAATTCAACAGGTTATAATCTCGCTATACACAGACCGAGCTTTATACATAGTAATGGTTGGATCAAATCTTTTGTTAATGGTACATACAGTCGCCATGTCGCCTGTGTTAGTTATTTTAAAGTTCTTATTGGGGCTTGCAACATTAGGCGTGATTGAATTATTGTTTGCACGTAAGCAAAGAGCCGGATCAATTAAGATTAATCAAATTCAATTGCTTTCAGTTTTGGCGGCTTTAACAATGCTGGTTGGGTTAGTTATTGATTTGACTGTCGGATGA
- the msrA gene encoding peptide-methionine (S)-S-oxide reductase MsrA has protein sequence MAQETAIFAGGCFWCMVEPFEEQPGIKQVLSGYTGGHTSNPTYEEVASHTTGHTEAVQITFDPEVISYDKLVEIYWQQTDPTDAMGQFQDRGDNYRPVIFVNNDSQRKIAEKSKESLKKSGRFDEPIVTTIEEASTFYPAEEEHQEFYKKNPRRYQMEESGGRTDFIEKHWNK, from the coding sequence ATGGCTCAAGAAACTGCAATATTTGCTGGCGGTTGTTTCTGGTGTATGGTTGAACCATTTGAAGAACAACCAGGGATTAAACAGGTGCTGTCTGGATATACTGGTGGACACACCAGTAACCCAACTTATGAGGAAGTTGCTAGTCATACTACAGGTCATACAGAGGCTGTTCAGATCACATTTGATCCAGAAGTTATTTCGTATGACAAATTAGTTGAGATTTATTGGCAGCAAACAGATCCAACTGATGCAATGGGACAGTTCCAAGATCGTGGTGATAACTATCGTCCTGTAATCTTTGTTAATAACGATTCACAGCGAAAGATTGCTGAAAAATCAAAGGAAAGTTTAAAAAAATCTGGCCGTTTTGATGAACCAATCGTTACAACCATTGAAGAAGCCAGTACCTTTTATCCAGCCGAAGAAGAGCACCAAGAGTTCTATAAAAAGAATCCGCGACGCTATCAAATGGAAGAATCTGGTGGAAGAACAGACTTTATTGAAAAGCACTGGAACAAGTAA